Proteins encoded in a region of the Enterococcus gilvus ATCC BAA-350 genome:
- a CDS encoding RuBisCO large subunit C-terminal-like domain-containing protein, translating to MKFETLKMAEGLGQDFLIATYYMHSEKEPDLYDWVKLVAGDQSAGTWTHVEGETPEVIERYGAKVLGIYPMSDGISCVARVAFPITNFQPYMAMVISTVAGNVLGQSGIRLVDVEFPESLLKEFTGPLLGVSGIRKKLGVMDRPLVGAILKPCIGVPPEASAQGAANAALGGADVIKDDELLSDPAYSPMVDRVKTVMSYLKEVGKEQSTLYAVNITGRNIIERAQLAIEAGANALMVNYNALGWGATEDLVRFLKDQNVEIPIFGHCAGAGAYYKAENNGLSAALSCGKLPRLIGMDMPLVYPDSGRFGTTTDELVETHSALSTPMQGIESAFTTVAGGVHPGTIEYLMGLLGNETILMAGGGIYGHPAGAVSGAKALLQAIEAVMQEVPVTEAAQTYEELQQALAFWS from the coding sequence ATGAAATTTGAAACGTTGAAGATGGCGGAAGGGTTAGGGCAGGATTTTTTGATTGCGACCTATTACATGCATTCAGAAAAGGAACCAGATCTTTATGACTGGGTAAAATTAGTAGCTGGAGATCAAAGCGCAGGCACGTGGACGCACGTAGAGGGCGAGACGCCAGAAGTCATTGAGCGTTACGGCGCAAAGGTCTTAGGAATTTATCCGATGTCCGATGGCATTTCATGTGTGGCGCGGGTCGCTTTCCCGATCACGAATTTTCAGCCTTATATGGCGATGGTCATCAGTACTGTTGCCGGTAATGTCTTAGGACAATCAGGCATTCGATTGGTCGATGTGGAATTTCCCGAGTCTTTATTGAAGGAATTTACCGGACCGTTACTGGGTGTCAGCGGCATTCGGAAAAAATTAGGCGTGATGGATCGTCCATTAGTAGGTGCGATCTTGAAACCATGTATCGGGGTTCCCCCAGAAGCGAGTGCACAAGGTGCAGCAAACGCGGCTTTGGGTGGCGCAGACGTGATCAAGGACGATGAGCTGTTGAGTGATCCAGCTTATTCACCGATGGTTGATCGGGTAAAAACGGTCATGAGCTATTTAAAAGAGGTAGGAAAAGAGCAATCCACCTTGTACGCCGTTAATATTACCGGACGAAATATCATCGAGCGGGCGCAGTTAGCCATCGAAGCAGGTGCGAATGCGTTAATGGTCAACTACAACGCATTAGGTTGGGGCGCTACCGAAGACTTAGTTCGTTTCTTAAAAGATCAAAACGTGGAGATTCCCATCTTTGGTCACTGTGCCGGCGCAGGCGCTTATTATAAAGCAGAAAATAATGGCCTATCGGCAGCGTTGAGCTGCGGAAAATTGCCCCGGCTGATCGGAATGGACATGCCGCTGGTTTATCCAGATAGCGGGCGTTTTGGCACGACGACAGATGAGCTGGTCGAGACACACAGTGCGTTGTCGACACCGATGCAAGGGATCGAATCTGCCTTTACAACAGTCGCTGGAGGCGTTCATCCTGGGACGATCGAGTATTTGATGGGGTTGTTAGGGAATGAAACGATCTTAATGGCTGGAGGCGGTATTTACGGACATCCGGCAGGGGCGGTTTCAGGCGCAAAAGCATTGCTTCAAGCAATCGAAGCAGTGATGCAAGAAGTGCCAGTCACAGAAGCGGCGCAGACGTATGAAGAATTGCAGCAGGCGCTGGCTTTCTGGTCTTAA
- a CDS encoding thiamine pyrophosphate-dependent dehydrogenase E1 component subunit alpha: MTISKETMIEMYRTMVRIREFEAEAIELAKANITRAAVHTYNGEEAIATGVCVHLSNDDYITSTHRGHGHCIAKGADLRRMFAELMGRETGYCKGKGGSMHIADLTTGNLGANGIVGGGIPMAMGAGLGLQVAKEPHVAVSFFGDGASNEGSFHEALNMASIWNLPVIFICENNKYGISTSTEKSMNVEHIADRAIGYGMKGMTVNGNDIVEVYHLFAEAKEYALAGNGPVLLEMDTFRMAGHYFGDNENYRTREEVEKWKAKDPILHCEKLLKEEYGVDQDVLAAIKKEETQRVLAASEQAKQDPEPLIEEMLDDLYDPTFETIDWTLFSKA, translated from the coding sequence ATGACTATTTCTAAAGAAACAATGATAGAGATGTACCGGACGATGGTACGCATTCGTGAGTTTGAGGCCGAAGCCATCGAATTAGCCAAAGCCAATATCACCCGAGCGGCTGTCCATACGTATAATGGCGAAGAGGCGATCGCCACAGGAGTCTGCGTTCATTTGAGCAACGACGATTACATCACCTCTACCCATCGAGGACATGGGCACTGTATCGCAAAGGGGGCAGATCTACGTCGAATGTTCGCTGAATTGATGGGACGTGAGACGGGCTATTGTAAAGGAAAAGGCGGATCGATGCATATCGCGGATCTGACGACAGGGAACCTTGGCGCAAACGGGATCGTCGGAGGCGGCATTCCGATGGCGATGGGTGCGGGGTTAGGCCTGCAAGTAGCAAAGGAGCCGCACGTAGCCGTTTCGTTTTTTGGTGATGGGGCATCGAATGAAGGCTCCTTTCATGAAGCACTGAATATGGCGTCGATTTGGAATCTGCCGGTTATTTTTATTTGTGAGAATAACAAATATGGCATCTCGACCTCGACGGAGAAGTCGATGAACGTCGAGCATATCGCGGACCGTGCGATTGGCTACGGCATGAAGGGCATGACCGTCAACGGAAACGATATCGTAGAAGTGTATCATCTCTTTGCGGAAGCAAAAGAATATGCTTTAGCAGGGAATGGGCCTGTTTTGCTGGAAATGGATACCTTCCGTATGGCGGGGCATTATTTTGGTGATAATGAAAATTACCGTACACGGGAAGAGGTCGAAAAGTGGAAAGCAAAAGATCCAATCCTGCATTGCGAAAAGCTTTTGAAGGAAGAGTATGGAGTCGATCAAGACGTATTGGCTGCCATCAAAAAAGAAGAAACGCAGCGTGTATTGGCAGCCTCTGAACAGGCGAAGCAAGACCCAGAGCCGTTGATCGAGGAGATGTTGGACGATCTTTATGATCCCACCTTTGAAACGATTGACTGGACACTATTTTCCAAAGCGTAA
- a CDS encoding alpha-ketoacid dehydrogenase subunit beta — MRKLSMRQAVNEALHIAFNSDENIFTIGEDIAVYGGQLRCSYDLLDNFGPERVRDTPISEVAIVGAGIGAAMIGRRPVVELSYMDFIGVCFDQLLNQAAKMRYMYGGGVSIPLVIRTQCGAGLGNGAQHSQSLENILAHVPGIRVVMPSNAYDAKGLLLRAIRDNNPVVFVEHKALYKLKTEVPEEAYEVGYESEVKQAGEDITIISYSAMVNVALKAAKKLQEEGIRAEVIDVKSIEPLDMAPILQSIKKTGHAVIVHEAVKKSGFGGEIVAQIQEFAFESLKKPILRVTAPDVPVPFARNLEMAYVPDETQVIEAVKVTLKGGEGE; from the coding sequence ATGCGAAAACTTTCCATGCGGCAAGCAGTAAACGAAGCGTTGCACATTGCCTTTAATAGTGATGAGAATATTTTTACGATCGGTGAGGACATTGCCGTTTATGGCGGACAACTACGCTGCAGTTATGATTTGTTAGATAATTTTGGACCGGAGCGTGTCAGAGATACCCCAATATCTGAAGTAGCCATCGTGGGCGCTGGGATCGGTGCGGCGATGATCGGCAGGAGACCGGTAGTAGAGCTGTCTTATATGGATTTTATCGGCGTCTGTTTTGATCAGCTATTAAATCAGGCCGCGAAGATGCGCTATATGTATGGCGGTGGTGTCAGTATTCCACTAGTGATTCGGACCCAATGCGGTGCAGGCTTAGGAAATGGGGCGCAGCATTCTCAATCCCTGGAAAACATTTTGGCGCACGTTCCAGGTATCCGAGTCGTCATGCCGTCAAATGCCTATGATGCAAAAGGATTGTTATTACGTGCAATCCGAGACAATAATCCTGTCGTTTTCGTGGAGCATAAAGCGTTGTATAAATTAAAGACGGAGGTTCCAGAAGAAGCCTATGAAGTAGGGTATGAGAGTGAAGTGAAGCAAGCGGGGGAAGATATCACGATCATTTCCTATTCTGCGATGGTCAATGTCGCATTAAAAGCCGCGAAGAAGCTTCAAGAAGAAGGGATTCGTGCGGAAGTCATCGATGTTAAGAGTATCGAGCCTTTAGATATGGCGCCGATCTTACAGTCGATCAAGAAGACTGGTCACGCGGTGATCGTTCATGAAGCGGTCAAAAAATCAGGCTTCGGAGGAGAAATCGTGGCGCAGATCCAGGAGTTCGCATTTGAAAGCTTGAAAAAGCCTATTTTACGAGTGACGGCTCCTGATGTTCCCGTACCTTTTGCCAGAAATCTCGAGATGGCCTATGTCCCAGATGAGACACAGGTGATCGAAGCAGTAAAAGTAACGTTAAAAGGAGGAGAAGGCGAATGA
- a CDS encoding biotin/lipoyl-containing protein — protein sequence MKKEVIMPKIGLDMDEGTILTWYKKVGDHVKKGDVLVEIETDKATTDVESALDGTLTEIVEEEDATVDIGEVIAWVEVDE from the coding sequence ATGAAAAAAGAAGTGATCATGCCAAAAATCGGATTGGATATGGACGAAGGGACGATCCTTACTTGGTATAAAAAAGTAGGTGATCATGTCAAAAAGGGTGACGTTTTAGTAGAGATCGAAACAGACAAAGCGACGACCGACGTAGAATCAGCACTGGATGGTACGTTGACAGAGATCGTGGAGGAAGAGGATGCCACAGTAGATATCGGTGAAGTGATTGCTTGGGTCGAAGTGGATGAGTAG
- a CDS encoding 2-oxo acid dehydrogenase subunit E2 encodes MSSEGKKLSGIKKAMAKQMIRSWTDVPQFQLSTTIRCDELIRYRKELPTKVSYTAIIAKAVAKALQEYPEINQHFDGECVTKADEVAIGIASDTKRGLLVPVISDVPNKSLAMIQANLETIKEQSNVGKFAVEELTGGTFTISNLGMFNVEQFSSIVNAPQIGILAVGKITKAAVINEEGQVVAASVMHPVITLDHRVADGALGARFLTYLCDLLEHPMEKIPKE; translated from the coding sequence ATGAGTAGCGAAGGGAAAAAACTCAGCGGGATCAAAAAAGCAATGGCGAAACAAATGATCCGAAGCTGGACCGACGTTCCTCAGTTTCAATTAAGTACGACGATTCGCTGCGACGAATTGATACGTTATCGGAAAGAACTGCCGACAAAGGTTTCCTATACAGCCATCATTGCAAAGGCAGTCGCAAAAGCGCTCCAAGAATACCCCGAAATCAATCAGCATTTTGATGGGGAATGTGTCACAAAAGCAGACGAGGTAGCCATTGGCATCGCCAGTGATACAAAGCGCGGACTGCTGGTGCCTGTAATATCCGATGTTCCGAATAAATCCTTGGCAATGATCCAAGCGAATCTGGAAACGATCAAAGAACAAAGCAACGTTGGAAAATTTGCCGTGGAAGAACTGACTGGCGGAACTTTTACGATCAGTAATCTAGGCATGTTTAACGTCGAGCAGTTTTCCTCTATCGTCAATGCACCACAGATTGGTATTTTAGCTGTCGGGAAGATCACCAAAGCTGCCGTGATCAACGAGGAGGGTCAAGTCGTTGCGGCCTCCGTGATGCATCCAGTAATAACGTTGGATCACCGAGTAGCCGATGGGGCTCTTGGTGCGCGTTTTTTAACGTATCTATGCGACCTATTGGAGCATCCAATGGAAAAAATACCAAAGGAATAA
- the lpdA gene encoding dihydrolipoyl dehydrogenase, producing MKKEIVIVGGGPGGYVAAIRAAQLGAAVTLIEKDQIGGTCLNVGCIPTKSLLHSADMLVQVKNSKKFGIECAVESVDWTAVLRRKEQVVKQLVKGVEGLMKSNQIEVIKGTARFLDEETLGVTTPTGDIRLKPNKIILATGSIPVLPPIKGLDDISWLDSSAALQLEQLPAELIIIGGGVIGIEFASIYQRFGSQVTIVEEQPEILPAMDQELAALLRRKLTKEGVRFLLGKRVEAVRQKEQRVTVSLGEETLTGEKLLVAVGRRSYVEGLGLEHTKIATQRGSIVIDANLQTTQANVYAIGDCVGEVLLAHYASAQGEVAAENALGADNVFEGKDVPGCVYSDPEFAGVGMTEEQAREKKIPYVVGKFPVKASGKALVMGQMYGVAKVVIHAETQALLGVHLLCDRATDMIAEATALLQRKATAEDVIETIHPHPTVSEIFREAVIAADKRAIHIPN from the coding sequence GTGAAAAAGGAGATCGTCATTGTTGGTGGTGGACCGGGAGGATATGTCGCAGCCATTCGCGCAGCACAGCTCGGAGCAGCCGTTACACTCATAGAAAAAGATCAAATTGGCGGAACTTGCCTCAATGTAGGGTGTATTCCAACGAAGTCGTTATTGCATTCTGCAGATATGTTAGTGCAAGTTAAAAACAGCAAAAAATTTGGAATTGAATGCGCCGTAGAATCCGTCGATTGGACTGCGGTTTTAAGAAGGAAAGAACAGGTCGTGAAGCAATTAGTCAAAGGCGTTGAAGGGCTGATGAAAAGCAATCAAATCGAAGTCATCAAAGGAACAGCGCGTTTTCTGGATGAGGAGACGTTGGGTGTTACGACGCCGACAGGAGATATACGATTGAAACCGAATAAGATCATTCTGGCGACAGGATCAATACCCGTCCTTCCGCCAATCAAAGGGCTGGATGACATTTCTTGGCTCGATTCCAGCGCTGCGTTACAGTTGGAACAGCTTCCCGCAGAGTTGATCATTATTGGCGGTGGTGTGATCGGGATCGAATTTGCTTCGATTTATCAACGCTTCGGCAGTCAAGTCACGATCGTGGAGGAACAGCCGGAGATTCTACCGGCGATGGATCAGGAATTGGCGGCGCTGCTGCGGAGAAAGCTAACTAAAGAAGGGGTACGTTTCCTATTGGGTAAGCGAGTAGAGGCTGTTCGTCAGAAAGAGCAGCGGGTGACTGTTTCTTTAGGCGAAGAAACGCTAACGGGAGAAAAACTCCTAGTCGCAGTTGGCCGTCGCAGTTACGTTGAGGGGCTTGGGTTAGAGCATACAAAGATTGCGACTCAGCGAGGAAGCATCGTGATCGATGCTAACCTGCAAACAACGCAGGCAAATGTGTACGCGATCGGTGATTGCGTCGGTGAAGTATTATTGGCTCACTATGCCTCAGCACAAGGAGAAGTCGCGGCGGAAAATGCGCTAGGTGCGGACAACGTATTTGAAGGGAAAGACGTTCCTGGCTGTGTGTATTCCGATCCAGAGTTTGCGGGAGTAGGGATGACAGAAGAACAAGCGAGAGAAAAAAAGATCCCGTACGTGGTTGGAAAATTTCCAGTAAAAGCCAGTGGAAAAGCATTGGTGATGGGGCAAATGTATGGTGTTGCTAAAGTAGTGATCCATGCAGAGACGCAAGCACTACTTGGTGTCCATCTGCTCTGCGATCGAGCAACGGATATGATCGCGGAAGCGACGGCATTGCTTCAGAGAAAAGCGACGGCAGAAGATGTGATCGAAACAATCCATCCGCACCCAACAGTTAGTGAAATTTTTCGCGAAGCTGTAATCGCGGCTGATAAACGAGCAATCCATATACCGAATTAG
- a CDS encoding TMEM175 family protein: MPKSRIEAFTDAVIAIIMTLLVLELHEPNGSDWSAFLHMEHKFIIYLISFISLAIYWNNHHHLFQLVRKVDGWVLWANNFLILMMTLFPYVTAWVGDYPFEWAPQALYGLVTLGTDFAYYLLVRALVRVNGKESKIGKLFKHYPKLYLSITLAIVALVLGKLIAPIAVLIVNVLILLMWFIPEKSIEETL; the protein is encoded by the coding sequence ATGCCGAAGTCACGAATTGAAGCTTTTACGGATGCGGTCATCGCGATCATTATGACGTTGTTGGTTTTAGAATTGCATGAGCCGAATGGGTCAGATTGGTCTGCATTTTTACATATGGAGCATAAATTTATCATCTATCTGATCAGCTTTATAAGCCTGGCGATCTATTGGAACAACCACCACCACCTCTTTCAATTGGTTCGAAAAGTAGACGGATGGGTTCTGTGGGCCAACAACTTTTTGATTTTGATGATGACCTTGTTCCCGTATGTCACCGCGTGGGTCGGGGACTACCCCTTTGAATGGGCGCCGCAGGCATTGTATGGTTTGGTCACTTTAGGGACAGATTTTGCTTATTATTTATTGGTCCGAGCGCTTGTGCGGGTGAATGGAAAAGAGTCTAAAATCGGAAAATTGTTCAAGCATTACCCGAAATTATATCTCTCCATCACATTAGCGATCGTCGCCTTGGTCTTAGGAAAATTGATTGCACCGATCGCTGTGCTGATCGTCAATGTGCTGATTTTATTAATGTGGTTTATTCCAGAAAAATCGATCGAAGAGACGTTATAA
- a CDS encoding Rpn family recombination-promoting nuclease/putative transposase, whose product MLEYLPTNDLIFKKMLTSEDSANILRNFVKDLLDIEFKTLTPKETYHIDSYKKSYEHLEIGLTEVDILAVAEDGSQATIECQIQPHQFFQERTVFYLTEAFRAPFGNRESEDFVVKNNFSALRPAYGINIIDFHLFDKDQDALQTYRLLNKTTQRPFVGGKGKELLTLCFLSLKNKNIEKDSKAYHWQYFLKTGEALQEAPAYIKEAQKKINYFKLNEEEKTMITRINKAKDINDAVISSAKVEGFDYGHEEGLRKGRKEGQTEGRKEGHREGKAEGERKIALNLLEMGLPIEKISEATGLEVEILQQLKSEKT is encoded by the coding sequence ATGCTAGAGTACTTACCCACAAACGATTTGATCTTTAAGAAAATGCTGACCTCCGAAGATTCCGCGAACATCCTTCGAAATTTTGTCAAAGACCTGTTGGACATTGAATTCAAGACCCTCACGCCAAAAGAAACATACCATATCGATAGTTACAAAAAATCATATGAGCACTTAGAAATTGGGCTGACAGAAGTGGATATATTAGCCGTTGCCGAGGATGGCAGCCAGGCGACGATCGAGTGTCAGATACAGCCTCATCAGTTCTTCCAAGAGCGGACCGTGTTCTACCTGACGGAAGCCTTTCGTGCCCCCTTTGGAAACAGGGAGTCGGAGGATTTTGTCGTGAAAAATAATTTTTCTGCCTTGCGTCCCGCCTATGGCATCAACATTATTGATTTCCACTTGTTTGATAAGGATCAAGACGCCTTGCAAACATACCGCCTACTCAACAAGACGACACAGCGCCCTTTTGTTGGAGGCAAAGGCAAAGAACTGCTGACACTCTGCTTTTTAAGCCTCAAAAACAAGAATATAGAAAAGGATAGTAAAGCGTACCACTGGCAATACTTTTTAAAAACCGGGGAGGCATTGCAAGAAGCGCCTGCCTATATCAAAGAAGCCCAGAAAAAAATCAATTACTTCAAATTAAACGAGGAGGAGAAAACGATGATTACAAGGATCAATAAAGCAAAAGACATCAATGATGCCGTGATCTCATCTGCAAAAGTAGAAGGTTTTGACTACGGACATGAAGAAGGCCTTAGAAAGGGTAGGAAAGAGGGCCAAACTGAAGGACGCAAAGAAGGACATAGAGAAGGTAAGGCTGAAGGAGAGCGTAAAATTGCTTTGAATTTACTGGAGATGGGGCTTCCAATAGAAAAAATCTCAGAAGCAACAGGGTTAGAAGTAGAAATCCTACAGCAGTTAAAGTCAGAAAAAACATAA
- a CDS encoding LysR family transcriptional regulator gives MELRQIRYFVVLAEELHFGRAASKIPIAQSALSQQIKKLEEELNGQLFYRDTHQVLLTEVGEIFLKQATSILTAVHEAEAAVEQAISGEHGTLRIGFVEAALWDILPTLIHSYKQKYPHVDIIPHQMTTAMQLDALIQDQIQLGIVGSQRPDPAIQYHLVREERCLLALPPTHPLIKKGTIAIHDLVNEPFVAIRREAGAFYFDQFIQTCMANGFSPTIALTADNMQSLLAFVAAGMGIALIHESSKNSHSDLCYREVEGNIPTLYNLFFAWKHQNPANALTHFLNEALPLFPNKPNAT, from the coding sequence TTGGAATTACGTCAAATTCGTTATTTTGTTGTCTTAGCTGAAGAACTGCATTTTGGACGAGCAGCGAGTAAAATCCCTATCGCGCAGTCCGCACTCAGCCAGCAAATCAAGAAGCTCGAAGAGGAATTAAACGGTCAATTGTTTTATCGGGACACACATCAAGTCCTGCTGACAGAGGTTGGCGAAATCTTTTTGAAACAGGCAACAAGCATACTGACAGCTGTTCATGAAGCAGAAGCAGCCGTGGAACAAGCGATCAGCGGCGAGCACGGCACGTTGAGGATCGGCTTTGTCGAGGCCGCTCTATGGGATATTTTGCCGACGTTGATCCACTCCTATAAGCAAAAATATCCGCACGTAGACATTATTCCGCACCAAATGACTACCGCTATGCAGCTAGATGCGTTAATACAAGATCAGATTCAACTTGGGATCGTTGGTTCGCAACGCCCTGACCCGGCTATTCAATACCATCTGGTTCGCGAAGAACGCTGCTTACTAGCACTTCCCCCTACACACCCGCTGATCAAAAAAGGGACGATAGCTATTCACGATCTCGTCAATGAACCCTTTGTCGCAATACGTCGAGAAGCTGGTGCCTTTTATTTTGATCAATTTATCCAGACCTGTATGGCGAATGGCTTCAGTCCAACTATCGCTCTGACTGCTGACAATATGCAGTCACTGTTGGCATTTGTCGCAGCCGGGATGGGCATTGCTTTGATTCATGAATCTTCCAAAAATAGTCACTCCGATCTTTGCTATCGCGAAGTTGAAGGAAATATTCCAACTCTCTACAACCTTTTTTTCGCTTGGAAACATCAGAATCCAGCCAATGCACTGACTCACTTTTTAAACGAAGCGTTGCCCCTCTTCCCTAACAAACCGAATGCGACCTAA
- a CDS encoding SDR family NAD(P)-dependent oxidoreductase — protein MIFNDQTAIITGGARGLGFAYAQELAKRGAHVLIQDSGTNVDGCGDDPTIVQKAAEKLRAQGGSVRAVETTINTREGCHALVQEAIDTFGRVDILIHNAGWVGYQSITELTPEFLQRAVAVQMEAPIWLTQAVWPQMQQQNYGRIVLTTSCRAIYPEYAKPGLTAYAVTKLSQIGLMNVLANESRQTGIEINAVSPVARTRMWGADREPLDLKPESVVPGVVYLASSECHESAWILRASNGQFHGIRWQEGAEVDYPLDIKGQNCQTAEEVAEKWKKIAISVPEYRL, from the coding sequence ATGATTTTCAACGATCAAACAGCCATCATCACTGGCGGTGCTCGAGGACTGGGATTTGCGTATGCACAAGAACTAGCCAAAAGAGGTGCCCACGTGCTTATCCAAGACAGCGGAACGAACGTAGATGGATGTGGCGATGATCCAACGATCGTACAAAAAGCGGCAGAAAAGCTTCGTGCACAAGGCGGCTCTGTACGTGCCGTTGAAACGACGATCAATACACGGGAAGGCTGTCACGCACTTGTGCAAGAAGCGATAGACACATTTGGTCGCGTAGATATTCTGATCCACAATGCCGGCTGGGTTGGTTATCAAAGCATCACAGAGCTGACACCGGAATTTCTCCAACGCGCCGTCGCCGTCCAAATGGAAGCACCGATCTGGCTGACCCAAGCAGTCTGGCCTCAGATGCAACAGCAAAATTATGGACGAATCGTACTCACCACCTCCTGTCGCGCAATATATCCCGAATACGCCAAACCAGGCCTGACAGCCTACGCTGTGACAAAACTCAGTCAAATCGGTCTAATGAACGTGCTGGCAAATGAGAGTCGCCAAACAGGGATCGAAATAAACGCTGTTTCACCAGTTGCGCGGACTCGAATGTGGGGCGCCGATCGAGAGCCGTTGGATCTAAAGCCCGAGAGCGTCGTTCCAGGCGTCGTTTACTTAGCATCGTCGGAGTGTCATGAATCGGCCTGGATTCTACGTGCAAGCAATGGTCAATTTCATGGGATTCGTTGGCAAGAAGGCGCAGAGGTCGATTATCCTCTGGACATCAAAGGACAGAACTGTCAAACAGCAGAAGAAGTGGCGGAGAAATGGAAAAAAATCGCCATTTCTGTTCCAGAATACCGCCTATAG
- a CDS encoding helix-turn-helix domain-containing protein yields the protein MREEIIKDIRKQKGLTQKEVYTGIASKTFYSDFEAGKHSVEVSKFQGFLNNLGISQTEFDYFRDSREKNEEKLLDLEIDRLYKHGEFEALYDLFEDYKQHPHTEMRYLALKAYLLVLITNTNFYKFSRAPFSEIRVYLDNTKMWTLKEIKLGKLILLSFSEKEKAEEAQLYNRLVDALAKYEAFDSNVYYKEIGDLYFNRIQWLLMIHDISEAVAALLLYGDAIAKADDLYLSLQFRFITCLVNTYLDYPTYSRELNSLMEQLDPIPTSETHFYKIISQLHLEKAKNYYQRYQE from the coding sequence ATGAGAGAAGAAATCATAAAAGACATTCGGAAACAAAAAGGCCTTACTCAAAAGGAAGTCTATACCGGCATTGCTTCTAAAACCTTTTACAGTGATTTTGAGGCTGGGAAACATTCTGTGGAAGTCTCGAAATTCCAAGGCTTTTTGAATAATCTTGGAATCAGTCAAACTGAATTTGATTATTTTAGAGACAGCCGTGAGAAAAATGAAGAGAAGCTTTTAGACCTTGAGATTGACCGTTTGTATAAACACGGGGAATTCGAAGCCCTTTATGACCTCTTCGAAGACTATAAGCAGCATCCTCATACAGAAATGCGGTATTTGGCGCTCAAGGCTTACTTGCTGGTACTGATCACGAACACAAATTTTTATAAGTTTTCGCGAGCACCGTTTTCGGAGATTCGTGTATATCTAGACAACACGAAGATGTGGACGTTAAAGGAGATCAAATTAGGGAAGTTGATTCTTCTTTCGTTTTCTGAGAAGGAGAAGGCGGAGGAGGCGCAGCTTTATAACCGGCTGGTTGATGCATTAGCTAAATACGAAGCATTCGATTCTAACGTCTATTATAAAGAAATCGGCGATCTCTATTTTAACCGGATTCAATGGCTATTAATGATCCATGACATTTCTGAGGCCGTAGCTGCGTTGCTGCTGTATGGCGATGCCATCGCCAAGGCAGACGACTTATACTTGTCTTTACAATTTCGTTTTATCACCTGTCTAGTGAATACCTATTTGGATTATCCCACCTATTCACGCGAGTTGAATAGTCTAATGGAACAATTAGATCCGATCCCCACCTCTGAAACCCATTTTTACAAAATAATTTCTCAGCTGCATCTGGAAAAAGCAAAAAATTATTATCAACGGTATCAAGAATAA
- a CDS encoding CPBP family intramembrane glutamic endopeptidase, which produces MDKSYKKYLKLIGAAVALTGVISLFSAAGIVFNLNDNGIIVCQIMAFSICGVASVLYMKKKEPTLRAFGFQKPPLNKRMLLFMTLIVLIQPGLFGVNHQLPLSTMALIMVQMLLVGFVEETVFRGIFLYVLRNQSPKVFLLFSSLVFGVLHMASSLNPETAGILVGLQIINALLLGLVFSLIYYTQRSIYTVILFHGAFNVLATLSNAGSIEKNITAVLLLSLCYGVFLLYFSRGIAPIANLKSSH; this is translated from the coding sequence ATGGATAAATCATACAAAAAATACCTTAAATTAATCGGTGCAGCCGTGGCACTGACCGGGGTCATCAGCCTATTTTCAGCCGCAGGGATCGTGTTCAACTTGAACGATAACGGCATCATTGTCTGCCAGATAATGGCCTTTTCGATCTGCGGAGTCGCAAGTGTCCTTTATATGAAGAAAAAAGAGCCAACCTTGCGCGCCTTTGGGTTTCAAAAACCGCCGCTAAACAAAAGAATGCTTCTTTTTATGACATTGATCGTGTTGATCCAACCGGGCCTCTTCGGTGTGAATCATCAATTGCCGCTGTCAACGATGGCTTTGATCATGGTGCAAATGCTGCTGGTTGGATTTGTGGAAGAAACGGTCTTTCGCGGAATCTTTCTATATGTCTTAAGAAACCAATCGCCAAAAGTTTTTCTTCTTTTTTCTAGTCTCGTTTTCGGAGTACTGCACATGGCAAGTAGTTTGAATCCTGAAACTGCGGGCATCTTAGTCGGGTTACAAATCATCAATGCTCTGCTGTTGGGCCTTGTCTTTTCTCTAATCTACTATACGCAGCGCTCAATCTACACAGTGATTCTTTTTCACGGTGCTTTCAATGTGTTAGCGACGCTTTCTAACGCAGGATCGATCGAGAAAAATATCACAGCCGTACTACTTTTGAGCCTTTGTTATGGCGTATTTTTACTCTATTTCAGCAGAGGGATTGCACCAATAGCGAACTTAAAAAGCAGCCATTAA